From one Shewanella sp. GD04112 genomic stretch:
- the guaB gene encoding IMP dehydrogenase — protein sequence MLRLIKEALTFDDVLLVPAHSTVLPNTAILKTRLTNTIELNIPLVSAAMDTVTEARLAIAMAQEGGLGFIHKNMSIEKQAEEVRKVKIYEAGVVQQPVTVTPSTTLADLKVLTAKNGFAGYPVVNEANELVGIITGRDVRFVTDWSKTVEEVMTPKARLVTVAEGTKLDEVQKLMHSNRIEKVLVVDDNFKLKGLITVKDFEKAERKPNACKDELGRLRVGAAVGAGAGNEERVDALVKAGVDVLLIDSSHGHSEGVLQRIRETRAKYPELQIIGGNVATAEGALALVEAGVNAVKVGIGPGSICTTRIVTGVGVPQITAVSDAAEAVKGLGIPVIADGGVRFSGDLAKALAAGASCIMAGSMFAGTDEAPGETELYQGRAYKSYRGMGSLGAMSQGSSDRYFQSDNAADKLVPEGIEGRVPYKGKLKEIIHQHMGGLRSCMGLTGCATIQELNEKAQFVKVTSAGMGESHVHDVTITKEAPNYRSGA from the coding sequence ATGCTACGTTTAATTAAAGAAGCGCTAACCTTTGACGATGTGTTACTTGTTCCTGCGCATTCGACTGTACTCCCAAACACCGCCATCCTTAAAACTCGCCTGACCAATACCATTGAACTGAATATTCCGCTTGTGTCTGCCGCTATGGACACTGTGACCGAAGCGCGTCTCGCGATCGCCATGGCACAGGAAGGTGGCTTAGGTTTTATTCATAAAAACATGAGCATAGAAAAGCAGGCCGAAGAAGTTCGTAAAGTAAAAATTTACGAAGCGGGTGTGGTTCAACAACCTGTGACGGTAACGCCTTCAACTACGCTGGCGGATCTTAAAGTGCTGACCGCGAAGAATGGTTTTGCGGGTTACCCTGTGGTGAACGAAGCCAATGAATTGGTGGGTATCATCACTGGCCGTGACGTACGTTTCGTGACTGACTGGAGCAAAACCGTAGAAGAAGTGATGACGCCAAAGGCGCGTTTAGTCACTGTTGCGGAAGGCACTAAGTTAGATGAAGTGCAAAAGTTAATGCACTCAAACCGTATCGAAAAAGTGTTAGTTGTCGATGATAACTTCAAGCTGAAAGGCTTAATCACAGTAAAAGACTTCGAAAAAGCTGAGCGTAAGCCTAATGCCTGTAAAGACGAATTAGGTCGTTTACGTGTGGGCGCAGCCGTGGGTGCCGGTGCCGGTAACGAAGAGCGTGTCGATGCACTGGTGAAAGCCGGTGTTGACGTGCTGCTGATTGACTCTTCTCACGGCCACTCTGAAGGCGTGTTGCAACGTATCCGTGAAACCCGCGCTAAATACCCAGAACTACAAATCATCGGTGGTAACGTGGCGACAGCTGAAGGCGCATTAGCCCTAGTTGAAGCCGGCGTTAACGCGGTTAAAGTTGGTATTGGCCCTGGTTCTATCTGTACCACACGTATCGTGACGGGTGTGGGCGTGCCACAAATTACCGCAGTGTCTGACGCTGCCGAAGCCGTAAAAGGCTTAGGGATCCCTGTTATCGCCGACGGCGGTGTACGTTTCTCGGGTGACTTAGCCAAAGCCTTAGCCGCAGGTGCATCGTGCATTATGGCGGGTTCAATGTTCGCGGGTACTGACGAAGCGCCAGGCGAAACGGAACTCTACCAAGGTCGTGCCTATAAGTCATACCGCGGTATGGGTTCTTTAGGTGCCATGTCTCAAGGTTCTTCTGACCGTTATTTCCAATCTGACAATGCTGCCGACAAGCTGGTGCCAGAAGGCATCGAAGGCCGTGTACCTTACAAAGGCAAGCTCAAGGAAATCATCCATCAACATATGGGTGGTCTGCGTTCATGCATGGGCTTAACTGGCTGTGCGACGATTCAAGAACTGAACGAAAAAGCGCAATTTGTGAAAGTGACGTCTGCGGGCATGGGCGAGTCCCACGTTCACGATGTGACCATCACTAAAGAAGCGCCAAACTACCGTTCAGGTGCGTAA
- the tadA gene encoding tRNA adenosine(34) deaminase TadA yields MDEHWMRVAMTMAEKAEAAGEVPVGAVLVKEGQQIAAGYNLSISEHDPCAHAEIQCLRAAGQTIENYRLLDTTLYVTLEPCAMCAGAMVHSRIARVVFGAKDEKTGAAGTVLNLLQHPAFNHQVEVASGVLAQDCADQLSRFFKRRREEKKALKQAQKAQQGTLS; encoded by the coding sequence ATCGATGAGCATTGGATGCGTGTCGCGATGACTATGGCTGAAAAGGCCGAGGCGGCGGGTGAAGTGCCTGTGGGTGCGGTTTTAGTCAAAGAGGGTCAGCAAATCGCGGCCGGATACAACTTATCTATCAGTGAGCACGATCCTTGCGCCCATGCTGAAATTCAGTGTTTGCGAGCAGCGGGGCAGACGATTGAAAACTATCGACTTCTCGATACCACTCTTTACGTTACCCTCGAGCCTTGTGCTATGTGCGCCGGTGCCATGGTGCATAGCCGGATTGCCCGCGTAGTATTTGGGGCAAAGGATGAGAAGACCGGCGCCGCAGGAACCGTGCTTAATCTCTTGCAGCATCCAGCCTTTAATCATCAAGTTGAGGTGGCGTCAGGGGTGTTAGCGCAGGACTGTGCTGACCAATTGAGCCGCTTTTTTAAACGTCGCAGGGAGGAAAAGAAGGCTTTAAAACAGGCTCAAAAGGCGCAGCAGGGGACGCTATCCTAA
- the mltF gene encoding membrane-bound lytic murein transglycosylase MltF: MTRFLFAIILGFLLTACQQVTVEETEYVPHKLTELRVGTLYGPQIYMTSGQGNSGFDYDMAVLFAEYLDVPLKMVPYTNRAELYEALKKNEIDIIAAGMTETPARREQFRLGPPLYRVNQVLVYREGMPTPKDITDLKGKITVIADSSFVETLTQLQKRHPTLVWDQVTDKDSEELLAMIANKEIDYTIADSSSVQINRRYLPDLRSGLVLEEKLDVVWLLPPTHSDGLMSQLLAFWHQEKLAGTLDHLNEKYFGHVKRFDYIDTRAFLRAIETVLPRYRQLFETHAGDLDWRKLAATSYQESHWNPNARSPTGVRGMMMLTQPTAKEIGITNRLDAEESIRGGAAYLRDMINRLPESIPESQRMWFALASYNIGYAHVEDARKLAESMELNPNAWRDLKKVLPLLQKRKYYQKTRYGYARGSEAVHYVDSIRRYYDTLVWVDNQSKQQNSDEEEPSDLASEDGPAPVPGTLSPDKPK, from the coding sequence ATGACTCGATTTCTGTTCGCGATTATCTTAGGTTTCTTACTGACGGCGTGTCAGCAAGTGACCGTGGAAGAAACAGAATATGTCCCCCATAAACTCACCGAATTAAGGGTCGGCACCCTTTATGGCCCGCAAATTTATATGACCTCGGGCCAAGGTAACAGCGGCTTCGATTACGATATGGCGGTGCTGTTTGCCGAGTATCTCGATGTGCCCTTAAAAATGGTGCCCTACACCAACCGCGCCGAACTCTATGAAGCATTGAAAAAAAACGAGATTGATATCATTGCCGCGGGGATGACAGAAACCCCTGCGCGGCGCGAACAATTCCGTTTAGGCCCGCCGCTGTATCGTGTCAATCAAGTACTGGTTTACCGTGAAGGCATGCCAACACCCAAAGACATCACAGATTTAAAAGGCAAAATTACTGTAATTGCCGACTCTTCTTTTGTGGAAACCTTGACGCAATTACAGAAACGCCATCCGACGCTGGTGTGGGATCAAGTCACAGATAAAGACAGCGAAGAGCTGCTAGCGATGATCGCCAACAAGGAAATCGACTACACCATCGCCGACTCGAGCAGCGTGCAGATTAACCGCCGTTACTTACCGGATCTGCGCTCAGGGCTCGTGCTAGAAGAAAAGCTTGATGTGGTTTGGTTACTGCCCCCCACACACAGTGACGGCTTGATGAGTCAGTTATTGGCGTTTTGGCACCAAGAAAAACTCGCTGGCACACTCGATCATTTAAACGAAAAGTACTTTGGTCACGTCAAGCGTTTCGACTATATCGATACCCGCGCCTTCCTGCGCGCCATCGAAACCGTGCTGCCCCGTTATCGTCAGCTTTTCGAGACCCACGCCGGAGACTTAGATTGGCGTAAATTGGCGGCGACCAGTTATCAAGAATCCCATTGGAATCCTAATGCCCGCTCGCCGACTGGGGTGCGCGGCATGATGATGCTCACGCAGCCGACCGCCAAAGAAATTGGTATTACGAACCGCCTCGATGCGGAAGAGAGTATTCGCGGCGGCGCCGCTTATTTACGGGATATGATCAACCGTCTGCCAGAGTCTATCCCCGAGAGTCAACGCATGTGGTTTGCGCTGGCCTCTTACAATATCGGTTATGCCCATGTGGAAGATGCCCGTAAGCTCGCCGAATCCATGGAGCTTAATCCCAACGCCTGGCGGGATCTTAAAAAGGTATTGCCACTGCTGCAAAAGCGTAAATATTACCAGAAGACCCGCTATGGCTATGCCCGTGGTAGCGAAGCCGTGCATTACGTCGACAGCATTCGCCGCTATTACGACACCTTAGTCTGGGTCGATAATCAATCTAAACAACAAAATAGCGATGAGGAAGAACCGAGCGACCTCGCCTCGGAAGATGGCCCAGCGCCAGTGCCCGGCACCCTCAGCCCAGATAAGCCGAAATAG
- the guaA gene encoding glutamine-hydrolyzing GMP synthase: MSDIHEHKILILDFGSQYTQLIARRIREIGVYCELWAWDVTEAQIREFAPNGIILAGGPESVTADNSPRAPEYVFNAGVPVLGICYGMQTMSEQLGGKVIQGVGEGEFGYAQIEMLAQSALFKDIEDAVSADGKSLLDVWMSHGDKVSAIPEGFVAVAKTDTCPFAAMSCEEKRFYGVQFHPEVTHTRQGMRMLSHFALDICGCAANWKPSSIIEDAIERLKKQVGDDEVILGLSGGVDSSVVAMLLHRAIGKKLTCVFVDNGLLRLNEAKQVMEMFGDHFGLNIVHVDAENRFLDALKGEADPEAKRKIIGRVFVEIFDEEAKKCVNAKWLAQGTIYPDVIESAGSATGKAHVIKSHHNVGGLPDDMELGLVEPLRELFKDEVRKIGLELGLPYNMLYRHPFPGPGLGVRVLGEVKKEYCDLLRRADAIFIEELHKADLYNKVSQAFTVFLPVRSVGVMGDGRKYDWVVSLRAVETIDFMTAHWAHLPYDFLGRVSNRIINEIDGISRVVYDISGKPPATIEWE; encoded by the coding sequence ATGAGCGATATTCATGAGCATAAGATACTGATCCTCGACTTTGGATCTCAGTACACCCAGCTAATTGCCCGTCGTATCCGTGAAATTGGTGTTTACTGTGAGTTATGGGCGTGGGATGTGACCGAAGCCCAAATCCGTGAGTTTGCCCCTAACGGGATTATCCTCGCTGGCGGCCCAGAAAGTGTGACTGCCGACAACTCTCCCCGCGCACCTGAATATGTGTTCAATGCTGGCGTCCCCGTTCTAGGGATCTGCTACGGCATGCAAACCATGTCTGAGCAACTGGGCGGTAAAGTGATTCAAGGCGTGGGTGAAGGCGAGTTCGGCTACGCTCAAATCGAAATGTTAGCGCAATCGGCCCTGTTTAAAGATATCGAAGACGCAGTCAGTGCCGATGGCAAATCGCTGCTCGATGTGTGGATGAGCCATGGCGATAAAGTTTCGGCTATCCCAGAAGGTTTTGTGGCCGTTGCTAAAACGGACACTTGCCCATTTGCGGCCATGTCTTGTGAGGAAAAACGTTTCTACGGCGTGCAGTTCCACCCTGAAGTAACCCATACCCGCCAGGGCATGCGTATGCTGTCGCACTTTGCCTTAGATATCTGCGGCTGTGCGGCCAACTGGAAACCTTCTTCAATCATCGAAGACGCTATCGAACGCTTGAAAAAGCAAGTTGGCGACGACGAAGTGATTTTAGGCCTGTCTGGTGGTGTGGATTCATCGGTAGTGGCCATGCTGCTGCACCGCGCAATTGGCAAAAAACTGACCTGCGTATTTGTTGATAACGGCTTACTGCGTTTAAACGAAGCGAAGCAAGTCATGGAAATGTTTGGTGATCATTTCGGTCTGAACATTGTTCACGTCGATGCGGAAAACCGCTTCCTTGACGCGCTGAAAGGCGAAGCCGATCCAGAAGCGAAACGTAAAATCATCGGCCGTGTATTCGTTGAGATCTTCGACGAAGAAGCCAAGAAATGCGTTAACGCTAAATGGTTAGCCCAAGGCACCATCTACCCAGACGTGATTGAATCTGCTGGCAGCGCCACAGGTAAAGCCCATGTAATTAAGTCGCACCATAACGTTGGCGGTCTGCCAGACGATATGGAGTTAGGTCTGGTTGAGCCTCTGCGCGAACTCTTTAAAGACGAAGTGCGTAAGATTGGCCTTGAGCTAGGTCTGCCATACAACATGCTTTACCGCCACCCGTTCCCAGGCCCTGGTTTAGGCGTGCGTGTACTGGGCGAAGTGAAGAAAGAATACTGTGATTTGCTGCGCCGCGCCGATGCGATTTTCATCGAAGAGCTGCACAAAGCTGATCTTTATAACAAAGTCAGCCAAGCATTTACCGTGTTCTTACCCGTTCGCTCTGTCGGTGTAATGGGCGATGGCCGTAAATACGATTGGGTGGTGTCACTGCGCGCCGTTGAAACCATCGACTTTATGACCGCTCACTGGGCGCACTTGCCATACGATTTCTTAGGCCGAGTGTCTAACCGTATCATCAACGAAATCGACGGTATCTCCCGCGTGGTTTACGATATTTCAGGTAAGCCACCTGCAACTATCGAGTGGGAATAA